The Thermostichus vulcanus str. 'Rupite' genome window below encodes:
- a CDS encoding leishmanolysin-related zinc metalloendopeptidase has translation MTIFRALQQLMGGAWGLRLVGSLMAMLLVIALKACGGGGGSTPVSVIPTAPPTLVPTPTSPPAAQFTIDVRFPDTSLSPSQQSIIRSAALRWQQIIVGDQPNLPPTNIQANECDRGFPSTPLNFPIDDLLVEVRARNLNDERILGGSAPCFVRASNGLPFYSVILFNTQNLADLEGRGDLPITALHELGHALGFLPTVWEPKGLTAGLVGRDQPTPAGYDPRFIGLNAVNAFNTLGGNATSVPLENQFGAGSRDSHWRESVLGRELMTTRIDREVANPLSILTVGSMADIGYGVDLSAADSFSLGRGGGAAEPLELRELDWVMPIQRIDAQGRRV, from the coding sequence ATGACTATTTTTCGGGCTTTACAACAGCTCATGGGGGGAGCATGGGGCCTTCGCCTTGTGGGATCCCTGATGGCCATGCTTTTGGTGATTGCGCTGAAAGCCTGTGGCGGAGGGGGGGGATCCACTCCTGTCAGCGTGATTCCGACGGCTCCCCCAACCTTGGTGCCAACTCCGACATCACCACCTGCTGCTCAGTTCACCATTGATGTCCGCTTCCCAGATACCAGCCTCAGCCCCAGCCAACAATCGATTATTCGCAGTGCGGCTCTGCGCTGGCAGCAAATTATTGTCGGTGATCAACCGAATTTGCCCCCCACCAACATTCAAGCCAACGAATGTGACCGGGGCTTCCCCAGCACTCCTCTCAACTTCCCTATCGATGATCTATTAGTGGAAGTGCGGGCTAGGAATCTCAACGACGAACGGATTCTGGGGGGATCCGCCCCTTGTTTTGTGCGGGCTTCCAACGGCTTGCCCTTTTACTCGGTGATCCTATTCAACACGCAAAACCTGGCGGACTTAGAGGGGCGTGGCGACCTGCCCATTACTGCCCTGCATGAGTTAGGCCATGCGCTTGGTTTTTTACCCACGGTTTGGGAGCCTAAGGGTCTGACCGCGGGTTTGGTGGGGCGGGATCAACCAACTCCTGCCGGTTACGATCCTCGGTTTATTGGCCTCAACGCCGTCAATGCCTTCAATACCCTAGGGGGCAATGCCACATCTGTACCCTTAGAAAATCAGTTTGGAGCGGGATCCCGAGATTCCCATTGGCGGGAAAGTGTTTTGGGCCGGGAGCTGATGACCACGCGGATTGACCGGGAGGTGGCTAACCCCCTCAGCATTCTCACCGTCGGATCCATGGCCGATATTGGGTATGGCGTGGACTTGTCGGCAGCCGATAGCTTTAGCCTGGGCCGCGGTGGCGGGGCTGCCGAACCGTTGGAGTTACGAGAATTGGATTGGGTAATGCCAATTCAGCGCATTGATGCCCAAGGTCGACGGGTGTAA
- a CDS encoding isopenicillin N synthase family dioxygenase has product MLTTPQRQTIPVVDFATFQKGTAREQERFVQQVGEALQQIGFFALINHGLSPALIREAYETAEAVFLLPEPAKRAYEDPALLGQRGYTHFGKEHAKDHPYPDLKEFWHIGREGDPNFPANIWPQQVPQFQKVMTELFAQLEACARGLLRAISLYLGEPADYLPETVEGGANLLRVIHYPPIPAAAPPQSLRAAAHEDINLITLLCEATAPGLELLQRDGSWLPISALPGQIIVDAGDMLQNLTNGLLRSTTHRVTNPDNDRERRFSIPFFVHPRAEVDLTPLPACVARTGGIPIFPSLTAGEYLNQRLTEIGLAGSPAKG; this is encoded by the coding sequence ATGTTGACCACTCCCCAACGCCAGACCATCCCTGTTGTTGATTTCGCCACCTTTCAGAAAGGGACGGCACGTGAGCAGGAGCGGTTTGTCCAGCAGGTGGGGGAGGCCTTGCAGCAGATCGGCTTTTTTGCCCTGATCAACCATGGTCTATCGCCAGCCTTGATTCGGGAGGCTTATGAGACGGCAGAGGCTGTTTTCCTTCTACCAGAGCCTGCCAAGAGAGCTTACGAGGATCCTGCGCTACTGGGGCAACGGGGCTACACTCATTTCGGCAAAGAACACGCCAAAGATCATCCTTACCCCGACCTGAAAGAGTTCTGGCACATTGGCCGCGAAGGGGATCCCAACTTTCCCGCCAATATCTGGCCACAGCAGGTGCCCCAATTTCAGAAGGTGATGACAGAGTTGTTCGCCCAGTTGGAAGCTTGTGCCCGGGGCTTGTTGCGGGCGATTTCTTTGTATTTGGGAGAGCCTGCCGATTATTTGCCAGAAACGGTCGAGGGGGGAGCCAACCTACTGCGGGTGATTCATTACCCGCCGATCCCTGCGGCAGCCCCTCCTCAAAGTTTGCGAGCAGCGGCCCACGAAGATATTAATCTGATCACGCTTTTGTGCGAAGCCACTGCGCCAGGGCTAGAACTCCTGCAACGAGATGGATCTTGGTTACCCATTTCGGCTCTGCCCGGTCAGATCATTGTCGATGCTGGGGATATGTTGCAGAACCTCACCAACGGCCTGTTGCGCAGCACCACCCACCGGGTCACTAACCCCGACAACGACCGGGAACGCCGGTTCTCTATCCCGTTCTTTGTTCATCCACGAGCTGAGGTGGATCTCACACCTCTACCGGCTTGTGTGGCGCGTACCGGCGGGATCCCGATCTTTCCTAGCCTGACAGCTGGTGAGTACCTTAATCAACGCTTAACCGAAATTGGCTTGGCCGGATCCCCGGCCAAAGGCTGA
- the cas2 gene encoding CRISPR-associated endonuclease Cas2, producing the protein MFLYVVVYDTPSDKRRKKISDLLEGYGKRVQYSVFECVLDKDQFEELKFRLHKRIKSEEDSLRFYPLSSHTLGQVEIWGGPPLTSVPGSFIV; encoded by the coding sequence ATGTTTCTGTATGTCGTGGTTTATGATACACCGTCGGACAAACGCAGAAAGAAGATTTCTGACTTGTTAGAAGGTTACGGAAAGCGAGTGCAATACAGTGTGTTTGAGTGTGTCTTGGATAAAGATCAGTTTGAAGAATTAAAGTTTCGGCTGCATAAAAGGATCAAATCTGAGGAAGACAGCCTTCGATTCTATCCTTTGTCTAGCCATACGCTTGGTCAGGTGGAGATATGGGGTGGACCGCCGCTAACTTCTGTTCCCGGATCTTTCATTGTGTAA
- the cas1 gene encoding CRISPR-associated endonuclease Cas1 — MRTLYVSQQGCRLNLKQEFLQVQWRETLLQEVSLPLLEQVLVFGRSQVTTDAVRACLKRDIPIAFLSRLGYCYGRLIPIERGYRRLAHLQQSLPEEWRLRMAAQMVRAKLLNGRVLLMRQLRLRPTETGPLTLRSLEHLAEQALRTTSLEQLRGIEGAGAALYFPELGNCLQRPGFVLLTRTRRPPTNPVNAMLSFGYMVLWNHLLTLIELQDLDPYQGCLHAASERHAALVSDLLEEFRSPIVDSLMLWLVNTGVMNVEEDFEYHEGGCFLNDVGRKKYLKAFVQRMEGSIQTDEGEQPRWDLLTQQVKQIKKCIYNLEESYQPYRIR, encoded by the coding sequence ATGCGAACGTTGTATGTTTCTCAACAGGGGTGCAGGTTAAATCTCAAGCAAGAGTTCTTACAGGTGCAGTGGAGGGAAACACTGCTACAGGAGGTATCGTTGCCTTTGCTAGAGCAAGTGTTGGTGTTTGGCCGCTCTCAGGTGACAACGGATGCGGTACGGGCCTGCTTGAAGCGGGATATTCCGATTGCTTTTCTGTCGCGGCTGGGCTACTGCTATGGGCGGCTCATTCCAATTGAGAGGGGCTACCGACGCTTGGCTCATTTGCAACAAAGTTTGCCGGAAGAGTGGCGACTGAGAATGGCAGCTCAGATGGTGCGAGCAAAGTTACTCAATGGACGGGTACTGTTAATGCGGCAGTTGCGACTAAGACCAACAGAGACAGGCCCGCTGACTCTGAGGAGTTTGGAACATTTGGCCGAACAAGCGCTGCGGACTACTTCGTTGGAGCAATTGCGGGGAATTGAGGGAGCAGGGGCAGCTTTGTACTTTCCTGAGCTGGGTAATTGTTTACAGCGGCCAGGATTTGTCTTGTTGACCCGGACTCGACGACCACCAACCAATCCGGTTAATGCCATGCTCAGCTTTGGATATATGGTGCTGTGGAACCATTTGTTGACATTGATTGAATTGCAAGACTTGGATCCCTATCAGGGTTGCTTGCATGCGGCAAGTGAACGCCATGCTGCTTTGGTGTCTGATTTGCTTGAAGAGTTTCGGTCACCAATTGTGGATTCCCTAATGCTGTGGCTGGTTAATACTGGTGTAATGAATGTTGAGGAGGATTTTGAGTATCATGAGGGGGGATGTTTTTTGAATGATGTTGGCAGAAAGAAGTATCTCAAGGCTTTTGTCCAAAGAATGGAGGGATCCATTCAAACCGATGAGGGTGAACAACCGCGTTGGGACTTACTGACTCAACAGGTGAAACAAATTAAAAAATGCATCTACAATCTTGAGGAGTCTTATCAGCCTTATCGCATTCGTTAA
- the csx18 gene encoding CRISPR-associated protein Csx18 — protein sequence MSGKKLRVKQVRNLISALMSGAATLIILLIAPLGLSAVITNTILVMIASYFAGEMTDFVVNVLRSADIEVELLPTERKQSSAAGQIIRTQRDKHFDSDEDVG from the coding sequence ATGAGTGGTAAAAAACTACGGGTTAAACAAGTGAGAAACCTGATCTCAGCTTTGATGAGTGGGGCTGCCACGCTGATAATTTTATTGATTGCTCCTTTGGGGTTGTCAGCAGTGATCACCAATACAATTCTGGTTATGATTGCTAGCTATTTTGCTGGCGAAATGACTGATTTTGTGGTCAATGTATTGAGGAGTGCAGATATTGAGGTTGAGCTTTTGCCAACAGAAAGAAAACAAAGTTCTGCTGCTGGACAAATCATAAGAACTCAGAGAGATAAACACTTTGACTCGGATGAGGATGTTGGCTGA
- a CDS encoding RAMP superfamily CRISPR-associated protein — protein sequence MPNSHAGHAGSRGNNPRPLPRPPRPGEREPAPRSQQGNPGGNRPPNQAGGGQGGGGNSPPSPWLGHPSDPNPQPDPSATFIEYLRWMRVPEGNFKDGTKVDLVHRAEKSNIRSRLQTMNVRTRLMAGEGNTFEVACPWRIRVGGSKGPESMLLPAFDHLGIPYIPSSTLRGVARAEAIREKMEQEHLSWEKADQAVAPWFGHLEAQERDRSGKVVFLDAYPVPKPGDPDNSKTGGLAVDIANNIWSWDGNNLKYSPNPNVFFSLKQATFLIGIRKGPGCTDEMLAQVKTWLIKGLEKGAGSQINSGYGRLSQGQGSPNPGEFLRLPFELEGQLIHGRQKFTQWTWNQNRQEWQHRGAAEAEVRPVAFKNMLRYWFRTFALGVLPANQVQDLEGQLFGAITPTPKQGWIRVEIFDGRLLQPEPQPNQQGKGDPVGKQAGTLVLSLSQECPDQKKEAVKKLLINLTWMLFHLGGIGQGARRPCYSRKTRPKAPWWRGSTLIPEREDPFWSLSESASRFKERFQQRLRDFFEALKLISGLTINPKQPKNAGQVSQNTWPQAVDASCRIVVCSGEGDFGKPYALAVLHRLGKRGEGQYDKFLCGGVQGGVVPSPVWIADLGDYQVVTVFGATQNPRRRYLEELKAQADSFAQIWP from the coding sequence ATGCCTAATTCTCATGCCGGTCATGCTGGTTCTCGTGGAAATAACCCAAGACCCCTACCTCGCCCGCCACGTCCAGGAGAACGGGAGCCCGCTCCTCGTTCGCAACAGGGCAATCCAGGGGGAAATCGTCCACCCAATCAGGCTGGAGGTGGACAGGGAGGGGGTGGCAATTCTCCCCCTTCACCTTGGCTAGGACATCCCTCGGATCCCAATCCGCAGCCGGATCCCTCGGCCACTTTTATCGAATACTTACGCTGGATGCGCGTGCCCGAGGGCAACTTCAAGGATGGCACCAAAGTTGACTTGGTGCATCGGGCTGAGAAAAGCAACATTCGCTCCCGATTACAAACGATGAATGTCCGCACCAGGCTTATGGCTGGAGAGGGCAACACCTTTGAAGTTGCCTGTCCCTGGCGGATTCGCGTAGGGGGATCCAAGGGGCCGGAGAGTATGCTGTTACCTGCTTTTGATCATCTGGGGATCCCCTACATTCCCAGCTCAACGTTGCGGGGGGTGGCCCGAGCTGAGGCCATTCGAGAGAAAATGGAGCAGGAGCATTTGTCTTGGGAAAAGGCAGATCAAGCTGTCGCTCCTTGGTTCGGACATTTGGAGGCTCAAGAAAGGGATCGCTCTGGCAAGGTGGTGTTTTTGGATGCTTATCCGGTACCCAAGCCAGGGGATCCCGATAACTCCAAAACGGGTGGGCTAGCTGTCGATATTGCCAACAATATCTGGAGTTGGGACGGAAATAACCTGAAATACAGCCCCAATCCGAATGTGTTTTTCTCCCTCAAGCAGGCAACCTTCTTAATTGGGATCCGCAAAGGCCCAGGCTGCACTGACGAGATGCTGGCTCAAGTCAAAACATGGCTGATCAAAGGGCTAGAAAAAGGTGCGGGATCCCAAATTAACTCTGGCTATGGGCGGTTGAGCCAGGGGCAGGGATCCCCAAATCCGGGTGAGTTCTTGCGATTGCCATTTGAGCTAGAGGGGCAGCTCATTCATGGAAGGCAGAAGTTTACCCAGTGGACTTGGAACCAAAACCGCCAGGAATGGCAACATCGCGGGGCGGCTGAGGCTGAGGTACGCCCGGTAGCCTTCAAGAATATGTTGCGCTATTGGTTTCGGACGTTTGCATTGGGAGTCTTGCCTGCCAATCAGGTGCAGGATTTGGAGGGGCAACTGTTCGGAGCAATCACGCCAACTCCAAAACAAGGCTGGATCCGAGTTGAAATTTTCGATGGCAGACTTTTACAACCAGAGCCCCAGCCCAATCAACAGGGGAAAGGGGATCCCGTGGGTAAGCAGGCCGGCACCCTGGTGCTTTCTTTGTCCCAAGAGTGTCCTGACCAGAAAAAAGAGGCTGTCAAAAAGCTATTGATTAATTTGACTTGGATGCTCTTTCATCTGGGTGGCATTGGACAGGGGGCAAGGCGACCCTGCTATTCTCGCAAGACTCGTCCAAAAGCACCGTGGTGGCGGGGATCCACCCTGATTCCAGAAAGGGAGGATCCGTTTTGGAGTTTATCCGAATCTGCTAGTCGGTTCAAAGAGCGGTTTCAGCAGCGGCTGAGGGACTTCTTTGAAGCTCTCAAGCTCATTTCAGGGCTAACCATCAATCCTAAGCAACCTAAGAACGCTGGTCAGGTTAGTCAAAACACTTGGCCGCAGGCTGTGGATGCCAGTTGCCGCATTGTTGTCTGTAGTGGCGAGGGGGATTTTGGCAAACCCTACGCTCTAGCTGTGCTACATCGCTTGGGCAAACGAGGGGAGGGGCAGTATGACAAGTTTTTGTGTGGGGGTGTGCAGGGGGGTGTGGTGCCGTCACCGGTTTGGATTGCCGATTTAGGTGACTATCAAGTGGTAACCGTGTTTGGAGCAACTCAGAATCCACGCCGTAGATATTTGGAGGAATTAAAAGCTCAAGCCGATAGCTTTGCTCAAATTTGGCCGTAG
- a CDS encoding Uma2 family endonuclease: protein MSVAVPIQSISLYQGSRITVHSLTWQDCEHILNDLGEDRHTRIAYYQGTLEIMSPLSRHERPHRIAADIVKALLDAQERDWEDFGSTTLKKVGRAGVEPDTCFYVNHLERVRGCEGRIDVDLLPPPDLAIESDVTSKTFIDAYEVIGVPEIWVMGDHSLKIFILQDEHYVESTQSNLFPDIDIPKLIPQLIQRALEIGTSTMLRELRKTFINH, encoded by the coding sequence ATGAGCGTAGCTGTTCCGATTCAATCCATCTCTTTATACCAGGGTAGTAGGATTACTGTTCATTCTCTAACTTGGCAAGATTGTGAGCATATTCTTAATGATTTGGGTGAAGACCGTCATACACGCATTGCCTACTACCAAGGCACTTTGGAAATCATGTCTCCCTTATCTAGGCACGAACGTCCTCATCGTATTGCTGCCGACATTGTCAAAGCACTTTTAGATGCTCAAGAGAGAGACTGGGAAGATTTTGGTTCGACAACACTCAAAAAGGTCGGTAGGGCTGGAGTGGAACCAGACACCTGTTTTTATGTGAATCATCTTGAGCGGGTGCGTGGTTGCGAAGGTAGAATTGATGTAGATTTACTACCGCCACCTGATCTTGCTATTGAGTCTGATGTTACCTCAAAGACATTCATTGATGCTTATGAGGTAATTGGTGTTCCAGAAATTTGGGTAATGGGTGATCACAGCTTGAAGATATTCATCCTTCAGGATGAACATTATGTAGAGTCAACACAGAGCAATCTTTTTCCTGATATAGATATTCCCAAGCTTATTCCTCAACTCATTCAACGTGCCTTAGAAATTGGCACCAGTACCATGCTGCGCGAACTTCGGAAAACATTTATTAATCACTAA
- a CDS encoding Uma2 family endonuclease translates to MTLSVDKFEVIEARWQTASWSDYEKLRDRGCLLEKQGIQAAAPDLILYVGGDIPIYREGERRYINLNCYRAPDLVGEVSDTTLASEMHQKGDLYAELGIREYWVIDIKGKRVFAFTMSESKTYVETEVSRVLDGLKIELLNQTLERLSTSNVAAGAWLNQQLSNKEDKV, encoded by the coding sequence ATGACTCTTTCTGTAGATAAGTTCGAAGTGATTGAAGCACGGTGGCAAACTGCTAGCTGGTCGGACTACGAAAAACTGCGGGATAGAGGATGCCTTCTGGAAAAGCAAGGGATCCAAGCTGCTGCTCCCGACTTGATTCTCTATGTGGGTGGAGATATACCTATCTATCGGGAAGGTGAAAGACGATATATCAATCTTAATTGCTATCGAGCTCCTGATTTAGTAGGAGAAGTTTCTGACACAACACTTGCCTCAGAGATGCATCAAAAAGGGGATCTCTATGCAGAACTAGGGATCCGGGAGTATTGGGTCATTGATATCAAAGGTAAGCGAGTGTTTGCTTTTACGATGTCTGAGAGCAAGACTTATGTTGAAACCGAAGTATCTAGAGTCTTGGATGGACTCAAGATAGAGCTTCTCAATCAAACATTAGAGCGGCTTTCCACATCCAATGTAGCAGCAGGAGCTTGGTTGAATCAACAACTTTCCAACAAGGAGGACAAGGTATGA
- the cmr4 gene encoding type III-B CRISPR module RAMP protein Cmr4: MNIIYLTLLSPLHTGGTTQEGNLLGIARESHTNLPYIPSSTIRGRLRASVTDQELKFQLFGNEIADGENLHQGSIWIGDGSLLWVPVPSLSHGVVWISCPLLLKRWIRASGKELEIPPEYSTNLGTEKPVYLKDAILKKDHLKEWDKAADCIKGSDITKVIVLPDQHCATLIQMSLWRQVKVKLDEHKVVEGGFRYEEAIPPDSLMYFPWGVTAQANGTSAQAREQFQKMLPDLMQIGGQESLGRGFVQVFSEEGSR; the protein is encoded by the coding sequence ATGAACATTATCTACCTGACTCTACTATCTCCTCTCCACACCGGTGGTACAACTCAAGAGGGAAATCTGTTGGGAATTGCACGAGAATCCCATACTAATTTGCCCTACATCCCTTCTAGTACGATTCGAGGAAGGCTAAGGGCAAGTGTGACTGATCAAGAGCTCAAATTTCAGCTATTTGGAAATGAAATTGCTGATGGGGAAAACCTCCACCAAGGCTCCATTTGGATTGGGGATGGATCCCTGTTGTGGGTTCCGGTTCCCTCCCTCAGTCATGGGGTGGTGTGGATTAGCTGCCCATTGCTGTTGAAACGCTGGATTCGAGCTTCTGGAAAAGAGTTGGAGATCCCGCCGGAATACAGCACAAACCTGGGAACTGAAAAACCGGTCTATCTAAAAGATGCGATCCTCAAAAAAGATCATCTCAAAGAATGGGATAAGGCGGCCGACTGTATTAAAGGATCTGATATTACAAAGGTAATCGTGTTGCCAGATCAACATTGCGCGACCTTGATACAGATGAGTTTGTGGCGGCAGGTTAAGGTGAAATTAGACGAGCATAAGGTGGTTGAAGGAGGATTTCGATACGAGGAAGCCATACCGCCAGATAGCTTGATGTACTTCCCCTGGGGGGTGACGGCACAGGCCAATGGGACCTCAGCTCAGGCGCGTGAACAGTTCCAGAAGATGCTGCCTGATCTTATGCAAATTGGCGGGCAAGAAAGTTTAGGACGTGGTTTTGTCCAGGTCTTTAGTGAGGAGGGATCCCGATGA
- a CDS encoding type III-B CRISPR module-associated Cmr3 family protein: MGNWYTLTPLDVLMFRDAKPFSPGERAWAKGGFPPTGHALAGALLAHLNKQVTLRLRGPFLCFDEKLYLPRPLHLYQGSPLVPVSWLPETDAYHQCVWDPTRPAPLIAAGIPLGPASAKDKGPDYLPAQAVSRAQKGDPWDLSEGIAAPWTTEIRPHNTLQTGKRQVKDSDGYFVETCIRLQPGWSLAVSIEVLSGANGKQQWHPLLLEPGTVLRLGGEGHQVIVHPCPALEQEWQPLQALSEQTQRASKPCLAYLVTPGVFIKTLSGIPMCRAWPWEWKLATPHPASPKVGPLVSVATEKGIPINSRTRAWNDNNEEFSLPAPQVFAAPSGSVFYLNQPAPLHQDKPTKENGDPNPHHRWRQLGYSEMIWMPVSTGS, encoded by the coding sequence ATGGGTAACTGGTACACCCTTACTCCCCTGGATGTCCTGATGTTTCGGGATGCCAAACCTTTTAGTCCAGGGGAACGGGCTTGGGCAAAAGGAGGCTTTCCACCCACAGGTCATGCCCTTGCCGGAGCACTTTTGGCCCACCTAAACAAACAAGTGACCCTAAGATTACGAGGCCCTTTCCTATGTTTTGATGAGAAACTTTACCTGCCGCGACCGTTGCATTTGTATCAAGGATCCCCCCTGGTGCCGGTCAGTTGGCTGCCAGAAACGGATGCTTACCATCAATGTGTTTGGGATCCCACCCGTCCAGCACCCTTGATTGCCGCCGGGATCCCGTTGGGCCCTGCCTCTGCCAAAGACAAAGGCCCGGATTATCTCCCGGCTCAGGCTGTTTCCCGCGCTCAAAAAGGGGATCCCTGGGATCTAAGTGAGGGGATTGCAGCCCCTTGGACAACGGAGATTCGCCCCCACAACACCCTTCAAACCGGCAAACGCCAAGTCAAAGACAGCGATGGCTACTTTGTGGAGACCTGCATCCGTCTTCAGCCGGGTTGGAGTTTGGCCGTTTCCATTGAGGTTCTCAGTGGAGCCAATGGAAAGCAACAATGGCATCCCCTGTTGCTGGAACCCGGAACGGTACTGCGTTTGGGCGGGGAGGGGCATCAAGTTATCGTCCATCCCTGTCCGGCTCTGGAGCAGGAGTGGCAACCGCTGCAAGCACTCTCAGAGCAAACTCAACGGGCTTCTAAACCTTGCTTGGCTTATTTGGTAACACCAGGTGTTTTCATCAAAACCCTGAGTGGCATCCCTATGTGTCGGGCTTGGCCCTGGGAGTGGAAACTGGCCACACCTCATCCTGCCAGCCCCAAAGTCGGCCCCTTAGTGAGTGTAGCCACGGAGAAGGGGATTCCAATTAACAGTAGAACCCGCGCTTGGAATGACAACAATGAAGAGTTTAGTTTACCTGCTCCCCAGGTTTTTGCTGCCCCATCTGGAAGTGTCTTTTACCTCAATCAACCTGCCCCACTGCATCAGGATAAACCCACAAAAGAGAATGGGGATCCCAATCCTCATCATCGCTGGCGACAGTTGGGGTATAGCGAAATGATTTGGATGCCTGTTTCAACTGGATCGTAA
- a CDS encoding Uma2 family endonuclease, protein MELLTYKFTIEHYELMEKVGIFQPEARVELIRGDIVVMSPVGLKHAVTINRLTRFWVQQLGEQAIVSIQNPFRIPDYCEPEPDIAILKPRQDFYANKFPVPEDILLIIEVADTSLRYDQTTKLSLYAESLIPDYWIANLENNTLEIYRHPQNTSYGQQSIIDRNEIPFAPLAFPDITLTLEVLYG, encoded by the coding sequence ATGGAATTACTGACCTACAAATTCACAATAGAACACTATGAACTGATGGAAAAAGTTGGTATTTTCCAGCCAGAGGCAAGGGTTGAACTGATTCGTGGAGATATTGTAGTGATGTCTCCTGTGGGGTTAAAGCACGCCGTCACAATTAATCGTCTGACCCGGTTTTGGGTACAGCAACTTGGTGAACAGGCTATTGTCAGTATTCAAAATCCATTTCGTATTCCTGATTACTGTGAGCCTGAGCCTGATATCGCGATTTTGAAGCCCCGCCAGGATTTTTATGCCAATAAATTTCCGGTTCCAGAGGACATCCTCTTGATTATCGAAGTTGCCGATACCAGCCTCAGGTATGACCAAACCACCAAGCTCTCTTTGTATGCTGAATCCCTTATCCCAGACTATTGGATTGCCAATTTAGAAAACAACACTTTAGAGATCTATCGACACCCTCAAAACACGTCCTATGGTCAGCAATCCATCATCGATAGGAATGAGATCCCCTTTGCACCGCTTGCTTTTCCTGACATAACGTTAACCCTGGAGGTGCTTTATGGGTAA